From one Erythrobacter sp. HKB08 genomic stretch:
- a CDS encoding TraB/GumN family protein — MKLLKNSLSLGLSAMALAFAGPALAQHEGHEGHEGHENHQSTPTTVATTSLPAAEVEVATPALWKVADEDSTIYLFGTVHALPEGLEWYAGPVKDALESADILVTEIPMGKEDEAKMAQYALAQGMLPEGTTLRSLLDEEENATYAEAMGKLGMPANAFDRFEPWMASLTLTMLPLLQQGYSADAGVEKRLINIAGEDMAKGALETIEFQIGIFDGMPQDEQVDFLISTAGQVDKAKPMLDEMVAEWVEGDPDGLAELMNKGFEDDAELAEVLLYKRNEDWAGKIEEKLEGAGVIFIAVGAGHLAGDRSVQDYLAERGIETVRVQ; from the coding sequence ATGAAACTTTTGAAGAACAGTCTTTCGCTTGGCCTTTCCGCAATGGCTCTCGCCTTTGCCGGCCCCGCCCTCGCGCAGCATGAAGGGCACGAGGGACATGAAGGCCACGAAAACCACCAGTCGACGCCGACGACGGTCGCGACGACCTCTCTCCCTGCTGCCGAGGTCGAAGTCGCCACCCCGGCGCTATGGAAGGTCGCCGACGAAGACAGCACGATCTATCTGTTCGGCACCGTGCATGCCCTTCCCGAAGGTCTCGAATGGTACGCCGGCCCGGTGAAGGACGCGCTGGAAAGCGCCGACATCCTCGTCACCGAAATCCCGATGGGCAAGGAAGACGAAGCCAAGATGGCGCAATACGCGCTGGCACAGGGCATGCTGCCGGAAGGCACGACGCTGCGCTCGCTGCTCGATGAAGAAGAAAACGCGACTTACGCGGAAGCGATGGGCAAGCTCGGCATGCCCGCCAACGCATTCGACCGCTTCGAGCCGTGGATGGCGAGCCTGACGCTGACCATGCTTCCGCTTCTGCAGCAGGGCTACTCGGCCGATGCGGGCGTCGAAAAGCGCCTCATCAATATCGCCGGCGAAGACATGGCCAAGGGCGCGCTGGAAACGATCGAGTTCCAGATCGGCATTTTCGACGGCATGCCGCAGGACGAGCAGGTCGATTTCCTGATCAGCACCGCCGGCCAGGTCGACAAGGCCAAGCCGATGCTCGATGAAATGGTCGCCGAGTGGGTCGAAGGCGATCCCGATGGGCTGGCGGAACTGATGAACAAGGGTTTCGAGGACGATGCCGAGCTGGCCGAAGTCCTGCTCTACAAGCGCAACGAAGACTGGGCCGGCAAGATCGAGGAGAAGCTCGAAGGCGCAGGCGTGATCTTCATCGCGGTCGGCGCGGGCCATCTCGCCGGTGACCGCAGCGTGCAGGATTACCTCGCCGAGCGGGGTATCGAGACCGTGCGGGTGCAGTGA
- a CDS encoding cistern family PEP-CTERM protein, translated as MEGIRMFNRLILATAVAASAAMATPAMAEPILLDSSNIGDSFTIDYDGFADGTTLSGLSASTTFTLTAIDGSTYEFDYTVTNTTDGAGVDSRLSSFAFNTDPDIVGASSTGLYNFVVTDSNYPNGIGTVDVCFKAARTNSCAGNSGGLFAGETGSGSLILDFGTAPTSITLDDFFVRYQSISGIDGVTSASGRQTSSSSSSGGTPVPAPGMLGIFGLGLIGLGLARRRRKTA; from the coding sequence GTGGAGGGTATCCGAATGTTCAACCGCCTGATCCTTGCAACGGCCGTCGCTGCCAGCGCCGCAATGGCGACGCCTGCAATGGCGGAGCCGATCCTGCTCGACAGCAGCAATATCGGCGACAGCTTCACCATCGATTACGATGGCTTCGCGGACGGCACGACCCTCAGCGGCCTGTCAGCCTCGACGACCTTCACGCTGACGGCAATCGACGGCTCGACCTACGAGTTCGACTACACGGTCACCAACACCACGGACGGTGCCGGTGTCGACTCGCGTCTTTCGAGCTTCGCATTCAACACCGACCCCGACATCGTCGGCGCAAGCTCGACCGGCCTCTACAACTTCGTCGTGACCGATTCGAACTATCCGAACGGCATCGGCACGGTCGACGTCTGCTTCAAGGCAGCACGCACCAACAGCTGCGCAGGCAACTCGGGCGGCCTTTTCGCCGGTGAGACCGGCAGCGGTTCGCTGATCCTCGACTTCGGCACTGCCCCGACTTCGATTACGCTCGACGATTTCTTCGTGCGCTACCAGTCGATCAGCGGCATCGACGGTGTCACCTCGGCAAGCGGTCGCCAGACGAGCAGTTCGTCCTCGAGCGGCGGTACGCCGGTTCCGGCTCCGGGCATGCTCGGCATCTTCGGCCTCGGGCTCATCGGTCTCGGCCTGGCTCGCCGCCGTCGCAAGACTGCATGA
- a CDS encoding helix-turn-helix transcriptional regulator codes for MRNRLRVLRAEREWSQAELAVQLDVSRQAVNAIETGKHDPSLPLAFRIARLFDMPIEEIFIDEAE; via the coding sequence ATGAGGAACCGCCTGCGCGTCCTTAGAGCCGAGCGCGAATGGAGCCAGGCGGAGCTTGCCGTCCAGCTCGACGTGTCGCGTCAGGCGGTCAACGCGATCGAGACGGGCAAACACGACCCGTCGCTTCCGCTCGCATTCCGTATTGCCCGGCTGTTCGACATGCCGATCGAAGAAATCTTCATAGACGAGGCAGAATGA
- a CDS encoding UrcA family protein — translation MTKTFVIAAAAIAALATPAAAMDAPVASVDMSDLDLTQEADRDVLDQRIDRAIRNACRVRGFDAVSRKAEQRCMTAMQAEIAPKVAIAIDEARTGRLAAITLDPRG, via the coding sequence ATGACCAAGACTTTCGTAATCGCCGCCGCCGCTATCGCTGCACTCGCCACTCCCGCCGCTGCGATGGACGCACCGGTTGCCAGCGTCGACATGTCCGATCTCGACCTTACTCAGGAAGCCGATCGTGACGTGCTCGACCAGCGCATCGACCGCGCCATCCGCAACGCCTGCCGCGTCCGCGGTTTCGACGCCGTGTCGCGCAAGGCGGAACAGCGCTGCATGACCGCCATGCAGGCCGAAATCGCGCCGAAGGTGGCAATCGCCATCGATGAAGCCCGCACCGGTCGCCTCGCCGCGATCACGCTCGATCCGCGCGGCTGA
- a CDS encoding glycine--tRNA ligase subunit alpha, translating into MDRNPSKSFQDMILALHDFWSANGCLILQPYDMRMGAGTFHTATTLRALGPEPWNAAFVQPCRRPTDGRYGENPNRLQHYYQYQVILKPSPPDIQDLYLKSLEVIGIDPLKHDIRFVEDDWESPTLGAWGLGWEVWCDGMEVTQFTYFQQMGGFDCKPVAGELTYGLERLAMYIQGVDNVYDLDFNGQGVTYGDVFLENEKQMSKWNFEVAETDALFDLFNKAEAECKNALANEVPIAAYEQAIEASHIFNLLQARGVISVQERASYMGRVRDLARGSCEAYMAKEADAWAQKYPEWSK; encoded by the coding sequence ATGGACAGAAATCCGTCTAAATCGTTTCAGGACATGATCCTCGCGCTCCACGATTTTTGGAGCGCCAACGGGTGCCTCATCCTGCAGCCCTACGACATGCGTATGGGCGCAGGCACCTTTCACACCGCAACGACGCTGCGCGCCCTCGGCCCGGAGCCTTGGAATGCCGCTTTCGTGCAGCCGTGCCGCCGTCCGACCGACGGTCGCTATGGCGAGAACCCGAACCGCCTTCAGCACTATTACCAGTACCAGGTGATCCTGAAGCCGAGCCCTCCCGACATCCAGGATCTCTATCTCAAGAGCCTCGAGGTGATCGGCATCGATCCTCTCAAGCACGATATCCGCTTTGTCGAAGACGACTGGGAAAGCCCGACGCTTGGTGCATGGGGCCTTGGCTGGGAAGTGTGGTGCGACGGGATGGAAGTCACCCAGTTCACCTATTTCCAGCAGATGGGCGGCTTCGACTGCAAGCCGGTTGCGGGCGAGCTGACCTACGGGCTCGAACGCCTCGCGATGTACATCCAGGGCGTCGACAACGTCTACGACCTCGACTTCAACGGGCAGGGCGTAACTTACGGCGACGTCTTCCTCGAGAACGAGAAACAGATGTCGAAGTGGAACTTCGAAGTCGCCGAGACGGATGCGCTGTTCGACCTGTTCAACAAGGCCGAGGCCGAGTGCAAGAACGCGCTCGCCAATGAAGTGCCTATCGCCGCTTACGAGCAGGCGATCGAGGCGAGCCACATCTTCAACCTGCTGCAGGCGCGCGGCGTGATCAGCGTGCAGGAACGCGCCAGCTACATGGGCCGCGTCCGCGATCTCGCTCGCGGTTCATGCGAAGCTTACATGGCTAAGGAAGCCGACGCATGGGCGCAGAAATATCCGGAGTGGTCGAAATGA
- a CDS encoding 50S ribosomal protein L25/general stress protein Ctc, giving the protein MSDALTLPAEARERAGKGASRALRREGRVPAVIYGGKDEPTTIHVEEKQLTKLLMTGHFMNSIVEIELGKDKVRTLPKDVALHPVSDRPTHVDFLRLAKGAKIDVSVPVVFVNEEASPGLKKGGVLNIVRHELELVCETDKIPGEIEIDVTGKEVGDSIHISEVKLPEGSESAITDRDFTIATLVAPSALKKSEDEAAAEDEVEETEVTEQDAETVEGESEQSDD; this is encoded by the coding sequence ATGAGCGACGCTCTGACACTGCCGGCCGAGGCGCGCGAACGGGCTGGCAAGGGAGCCTCCCGTGCACTGCGTCGTGAAGGCCGTGTTCCCGCTGTAATCTACGGCGGCAAGGATGAACCGACTACCATCCACGTCGAAGAGAAGCAGCTTACCAAGCTCCTCATGACGGGCCACTTCATGAACTCGATCGTCGAGATCGAGCTCGGCAAGGACAAGGTTCGCACCCTGCCCAAGGACGTCGCCCTGCATCCGGTTTCCGACCGCCCGACCCACGTCGACTTCCTGCGCCTCGCAAAGGGCGCGAAGATCGACGTCAGCGTCCCGGTCGTGTTCGTCAACGAAGAAGCTTCGCCGGGCCTCAAGAAGGGCGGCGTTCTCAACATCGTTCGCCACGAACTCGAGCTGGTCTGCGAAACGGACAAGATCCCGGGCGAAATCGAGATCGACGTCACCGGCAAGGAAGTCGGCGATTCGATCCACATCAGCGAAGTCAAGCTGCCGGAAGGCAGCGAGAGCGCCATCACCGACCGCGATTTCACCATCGCGACTCTGGTCGCTCCGTCGGCGCTGAAGAAGTCCGAAGACGAAGCTGCTGCCGAGGATGAGGTCGAAGAGACCGAAGTCACCGAGCAGGACGCTGAGACCGTCGAAGGCGAGAGCGAACAGTCCGACGACTGA
- a CDS encoding PEP-CTERM sorting domain-containing protein: MSMKKKMIALAAVASVGIAAPAAATWSWWGGSSGGSWGGSWYSGGSHSHYKGCGHYTGSSSGGYSSTSGGSTTTGGSTTSGGSTTSGGSSGGTPVPAPGMLGIFGLGLIGLGFARRRNRRG; this comes from the coding sequence ATGAGCATGAAGAAGAAGATGATCGCCCTCGCGGCAGTCGCTTCGGTCGGTATCGCGGCACCTGCTGCTGCTACCTGGAGCTGGTGGGGCGGTAGCTCGGGCGGTAGCTGGGGCGGTAGCTGGTATTCCGGCGGTTCGCACAGCCACTACAAGGGCTGCGGCCACTACACCGGCAGCTCGTCGGGCGGTTACAGCTCGACCTCGGGCGGCTCTACGACCACCGGTGGCTCGACCACTTCGGGCGGTTCGACGACCTCGGGCGGTTCGAGCGGCGGTACGCCGGTTCCGGCACCGGGCATGCTCGGCATCTTCGGTCTCGGCCTGATCGGTCTCGGCTTCGCCCGTCGCCGCAATCGCCGCGGCTGA
- the pth gene encoding aminoacyl-tRNA hydrolase: MQIWAGLGNPGPQYSMHRHNVGFMACDVIAEMHGFGPVQKKFQGWVQEGRIGREKIILLKPATFMNESGRSVGEAMRFYKLDLDALTVFHDELDLAPFKVKVKRGGGHAGHNGLRSIDRHLGAEFRRVRIGIGHPGHKERVHGHVLGNYAKAEQDDLVQMLGAIGAEAEWLAAGDDARFMSDVALRMQN; encoded by the coding sequence ATGCAGATTTGGGCAGGCCTAGGAAACCCCGGACCGCAATATTCCATGCACCGGCACAACGTCGGATTCATGGCGTGCGATGTCATTGCCGAAATGCACGGTTTCGGGCCGGTGCAGAAGAAATTCCAGGGGTGGGTCCAGGAAGGCCGGATCGGGCGCGAGAAGATCATCCTGCTCAAGCCCGCGACCTTCATGAACGAGAGCGGCCGCAGCGTCGGCGAGGCAATGCGCTTCTACAAGCTCGACCTCGACGCCCTCACCGTCTTTCATGACGAACTCGACCTCGCACCGTTCAAGGTAAAGGTGAAGCGTGGCGGCGGGCATGCGGGGCACAATGGGCTGCGCTCGATCGACCGGCACCTCGGCGCGGAATTCCGCCGCGTTCGCATCGGCATCGGCCACCCCGGGCACAAGGAGCGGGTTCATGGTCATGTGCTCGGCAATTACGCCAAGGCGGAACAGGACGACCTCGTCCAGATGCTCGGCGCGATCGGGGCCGAGGCGGAATGGCTCGCTGCAGGAGATGACGCGCGCTTCATGAGCGATGTTGCGCTTCGCATGCAAAACTGA
- a CDS encoding TraB/GumN family protein yields MSAGGELEGWVFGTIHSLPDGTDWRTDALERAVQDAEVLVVEVAGLEDGAAIAETFAELSYNDQTIPIRSRVPADRHETLEALLDEAGISSVQLIHSDTWAAALSLARVTGTGDPENGADRWLISAFSDRPALELEGAKAQLGIFDALPEKEQRDLLLLVLEEYERGKEPARDLAEAWRLGRIDEIEQAGRMGLLSDPELRDALLTQRNRAWAGKLDSIAKARPPMLVAVGAAHLPGEDGILTLLEQRGYSIRRIQ; encoded by the coding sequence GTGTCGGCCGGAGGAGAGCTCGAGGGCTGGGTCTTCGGCACGATCCACTCGCTTCCCGACGGAACCGACTGGCGCACCGATGCCCTCGAACGCGCGGTACAGGATGCAGAGGTGCTGGTGGTCGAAGTGGCCGGACTCGAAGACGGCGCGGCAATCGCCGAGACCTTCGCCGAATTGTCCTACAACGACCAGACGATCCCCATCCGTTCGCGCGTGCCGGCGGACAGGCACGAAACGCTCGAAGCGCTGCTCGATGAGGCCGGCATCTCTTCCGTCCAGCTGATCCACAGCGACACATGGGCAGCTGCGCTGTCCCTCGCGCGCGTCACCGGAACCGGCGACCCCGAGAATGGCGCGGACCGCTGGCTCATCTCTGCATTTTCGGACAGGCCTGCACTCGAACTCGAAGGCGCAAAGGCACAGCTGGGTATCTTCGACGCCCTGCCCGAGAAGGAACAGCGCGACCTCCTGCTGCTGGTGCTCGAGGAATATGAGCGCGGCAAGGAACCGGCACGCGATTTGGCTGAAGCATGGCGTCTCGGCCGGATCGACGAAATCGAGCAGGCAGGCCGCATGGGTCTCCTGTCCGACCCTGAACTGCGCGATGCACTTCTTACGCAAAGGAACCGGGCCTGGGCTGGCAAGCTGGACAGCATTGCGAAGGCGCGGCCGCCCATGCTCGTCGCGGTGGGAGCCGCGCATCTGCCGGGAGAAGACGGTATCCTTACCCTTCTTGAACAGCGCGGCTACTCCATCCGCCGCATCCAGTAA
- a CDS encoding SDR family oxidoreductase, producing the protein MPSIDRRTLLAGAAATTALAATAARSQDDMVQAEPDLSGKAIIITGCSSGFGRLGAEHYARRGAKVFATMRNLPRPESDELRQLARDENLDLHVIEIDVLSDAQVAAGVAEAERINGGPLDVLVNNAGIGVSGPVEVQDMEATKLIFDTNVLGCHRMVRAVLPGMRSQKSGAIFQISSQLGRVIVPYAGHYSATKFALEAMGEQLAYELVPHNIDVTIIEPGGYPTEVWVNRNIYTKALKERASAAHTDGYQQVVARMGEEDGSRRTADPMDVPNAIARVLAMPPGTRPLRMPVHPGAKPQIPINEVTAKVQTEWLGQSPFGPMIKAVHNRS; encoded by the coding sequence ATGCCATCGATCGACCGCCGCACGCTTCTGGCCGGAGCCGCCGCAACAACCGCACTGGCCGCCACTGCCGCCCGGTCGCAGGACGACATGGTCCAGGCCGAGCCCGATCTGTCGGGCAAGGCAATCATCATCACCGGCTGTTCCTCGGGTTTCGGCAGGCTGGGAGCCGAGCACTACGCACGCCGGGGCGCAAAGGTATTCGCGACCATGCGCAACCTGCCCCGCCCTGAATCCGACGAGCTTCGCCAGCTGGCAAGGGATGAGAATCTCGACCTTCACGTCATTGAAATTGATGTGCTTTCCGATGCGCAGGTCGCAGCCGGGGTTGCCGAGGCCGAGCGGATCAATGGCGGCCCGCTCGACGTGCTGGTCAACAATGCCGGTATCGGCGTGTCCGGCCCGGTCGAAGTCCAGGACATGGAAGCGACCAAGCTCATCTTCGATACCAACGTGCTCGGCTGCCATCGCATGGTGCGCGCGGTCCTGCCCGGCATGCGATCGCAGAAATCGGGCGCGATCTTCCAGATTTCATCGCAGCTCGGCCGGGTGATCGTGCCCTATGCGGGTCACTATTCCGCGACCAAGTTCGCCCTCGAAGCGATGGGCGAGCAGCTCGCCTATGAGCTCGTGCCGCACAATATCGACGTCACGATCATCGAACCCGGCGGCTATCCGACCGAGGTCTGGGTCAATCGCAACATCTACACCAAGGCGCTGAAGGAGCGCGCTTCGGCGGCGCATACCGACGGCTACCAGCAGGTCGTTGCACGGATGGGAGAGGAAGACGGCTCGCGCCGCACAGCCGATCCGATGGATGTGCCCAATGCGATCGCGCGCGTCCTTGCCATGCCGCCCGGCACCCGTCCGCTGCGCATGCCGGTCCATCCGGGGGCCAAGCCACAGATCCCGATCAACGAGGTGACGGCGAAGGTGCAGACCGAATGGCTCGGCCAGTCGCCCTTCGGCCCGATGATCAAGGCCGTCCACAACCGGTCCTAG
- a CDS encoding tetratricopeptide repeat protein — protein sequence MLKNRTLTTALGALVLLAGCSQSPEEKLADAQAYFAGNEYTAARLELTSALKDNPSDVVLLELLARTQLKLRDGEGTLAALERLSAEGVELGDASLLRAEAEVLRGRPEDALALLADMSSAEAARIRALALVADDRIDEAREAMKAGLEADGPKAALHADYALFALADGDRETAATYAASAYAEDPKALGALLAKAGVAIAEGKGAQALAHYETASKLYPESRDAMIGRIRQLAESGRVDEAAPLIEDAYAKAPQDVDFAFLAARLDVERGEWDDARSKLQRVERDMRDNPDGQLLYARTLLEAEQVALAESILRRLNARFPEHPGSAALLAEVFLSRGDNANARRVLVPVVAQAGAPDYVRDLALKAGIENAGRP from the coding sequence ATGTTGAAGAACCGCACGCTCACGACTGCGCTTGGTGCGCTCGTCCTGCTCGCCGGCTGCAGCCAGTCGCCCGAGGAGAAACTCGCCGATGCGCAGGCCTATTTCGCCGGGAACGAATACACGGCGGCGCGGCTCGAGCTGACGAGCGCGCTCAAGGACAATCCGTCGGATGTGGTCCTGCTCGAATTGCTCGCCAGGACACAGCTCAAGCTACGCGACGGGGAGGGCACCCTTGCGGCTCTCGAGCGCCTGTCGGCAGAAGGTGTCGAGCTTGGCGATGCATCCCTGCTGAGGGCGGAGGCCGAAGTCCTGCGCGGTCGGCCCGAGGATGCGCTGGCCTTGCTGGCGGATATGTCGAGCGCGGAAGCTGCCCGTATCCGTGCCCTCGCGCTGGTCGCCGACGACCGGATCGACGAGGCACGCGAGGCCATGAAGGCTGGATTGGAGGCCGATGGGCCGAAAGCGGCGTTGCATGCTGACTATGCCCTGTTTGCGCTGGCCGATGGCGATCGCGAAACGGCGGCGACCTATGCGGCTTCCGCTTACGCCGAGGATCCGAAGGCCCTGGGCGCGCTGCTCGCCAAGGCGGGAGTTGCAATCGCCGAGGGCAAGGGTGCGCAGGCGCTCGCACATTACGAGACTGCCAGCAAGCTCTATCCCGAGAGCCGCGATGCAATGATCGGACGTATTCGCCAGCTGGCCGAAAGCGGGCGCGTCGACGAGGCTGCGCCGCTGATCGAAGACGCCTATGCGAAGGCACCGCAGGACGTTGACTTCGCTTTCCTTGCTGCACGGCTCGATGTCGAGCGGGGCGAATGGGACGATGCCCGCAGCAAGCTCCAGCGGGTCGAACGCGACATGCGCGACAATCCCGACGGGCAGCTGCTCTATGCGCGCACTCTGCTCGAGGCGGAACAGGTCGCGCTTGCAGAATCGATCCTGCGCCGCCTCAACGCCCGTTTCCCGGAGCATCCGGGTAGTGCGGCGCTGCTTGCGGAAGTCTTCCTCAGCCGCGGTGACAACGCCAATGCGCGCCGCGTGCTTGTGCCCGTGGTCGCGCAGGCCGGTGCTCCCGATTACGTGCGCGACTTGGCGCTCAAGGCAGGAATCGAAAACGCGGGCCGACCCTGA